The Rattus norvegicus strain BN/NHsdMcwi chromosome 2, GRCr8, whole genome shotgun sequence nucleotide sequence AATCTTCctcaagaaaaacaaaggagagaaaggaaagatctTTAAATGGTTGTCTCTGTAGAAAGCCTGGGTCACACCAATTACCTGTCCAGCTGAAGCCAAGGTGATCTGCAATGTAAGCCAGCCTCTCTTCCATCCGCTCCTGCTCATCCTGGGGATCTATAGAAGGTTAAAAATAGAATGGCCAAAGAGTGTCTGGGACAGAAGGGGAACCATAGTACTGATCATCCAAGAAAGGAAGTCACTCGGTCAAATATCTGATAGTCACACAAATCAGCTATCATGGCTTAGGTCATATGAAGTGGTGTGTTTTCTGATTCTGGGATAAAAAGGGAATGAATCCCATGTGGTGATTTGTTGAAACCATCTGCTTCCATATCCCTTTAATGAAGACTTGTAACTGAACAGAGTGTCTAGTTATCTCAGGACTTTCCTTTTGTGATtgtgaaggagaagaggaggaggaagacaaggagaaggaggaaaaggaagaggaggaggaggaaaagaagaagaagaagaagaagaagaagaagaagaagaagaagaagaagaagaagaagaagaagaagaagaagaagaagaagaagaagaggaagaggaagaagaagaagagaagaagaggaggaggaggaggaagaggaggaggaggaggaggaggagaaagtccACCAAAGCACACTCACTTGACATATGAAACACCAGAGAAACCACAGATGGGATACAGAAGTAGAGTAACTGGTTGGACTGTAGTACTCATGTCTATGGAGGTGACCATCACCACCACGTCCTACCTGAAGGAATGCACTAAGAATTATCTTATACCTGGACTTAATCTGAGGCCAGGAACAACAATGTCCTATTGACCTTTGGAAGAAGGCAGGGCAAAGGCACATGAGCTTTGTAGATCCTTGCCAGTGGGACATTTGCTTCTGAGGCAAAGGTTCTGGCTGTCTGTTTCTAAACAAAGTCATGGAGTACACACTCTCACAAACTAGAATTTATCCAATTCCCTTTTAACTGCTGTGGACTGCTGGGTAGCATGTGAAATTCTGCCACCCACATAGGGATAAGTCTTCATTTAGAGACAATGGAAGCCTGAAGGTTACCTCTCAAAGCCACCCATGGtttccttgtttaaaaaaaaaaattcaatcccAAGAGCCATCATTCCCTCACATCATGCAGAGTTTGAGATTTTGTTGTCTGCTGAATCTCACCTGAGTATTTCGCTGTTCATTTTTACCTCAGGTTTGTTGGACTAATTTGGTTCTCATGGATATCGGAAAGCTGACCTCTTCGAATTGAAAAACAGACCCACAATAATTAGAATGTCTGGATGTGAGAAATTGTTTTGAGTAAAGGGCCTCCTAATCATGACAAAGTTGGATGTACCGATTAAagtacacacaaaaaaattaaaaattagagcCAATTGGCCTTGTGCTGTGAAATCCACATTCTTGTGTGTAAAAGCAAATGTATTTAACTGGAGGCTAAGCCTGGAACATCAGAACAACAAAACTCAACGCTTGTATGGCTTTACGTGCAGCAGCCAAAGAAAAGCGAGGGCCCCCGTTGCTTGGTTACGTTTCTGGTTTGGATAAGCATTCTCATTACTCAATCTTGAGATTGTTTCATAGACAAGAATATACagaaaaagcacaaaacacaaaggGCTTACACAAACACATTAACCACTACAGAAAGCTTAAAGAAAATGAGACATAAATCacgaaataaaacaaacattaccAAAAAAAATCTATATCAAATTTATGACATGCGTAGCACAGGGATTCCCAGTGGCTGGCAAATACCTTCAGCTCGGTCATGGCCATTTTCATCAGGGATGCGTTCAATCATAGTCTCAATGGACTCATCCCAAATGGGCCTTGTGTCAAAGATGTCCTCAGGAGCTGAGTGCTCAGTGTCAACAGGTGGCAGATTCTCAATGACTGACACTTCCAGGGCACTGCTACTTTCGTCGTCTGAGGGTGGCTCTTGCTCCCTTTCTGACTGTGTAAGCCTGTCTACTAATTTGGAAGCCTCATCACTAATCTCCTCAAAGAATTCTATGGAGTTCCGGTAAAGGTCAAAGAAGTGCTCCCTACTCTCTCTTGTGGGGCTCGTGCCTGTCCTGCTGGAAGATGAGGTGCTTCTGCTCTTCACCGGCAGTCGGGATGCAAAGAGCTTTGGTTTTGTGGCCCCTTCTTCTGATTCTGACTCAAACCCCTCTGCCCTCTCCctgctctctgtttctgtctcaatgTAACTTCTGGCTTTCACTGGGCATTTGGTCTTAGCATCCAAGGAGCTAGCGTCTGATTCTGACTTGCTTCTACCATCTGGTCCTCGGCTTAACACGTCTTGTCCCTGGGGGACACCTGACTTCTGGAGAGATATGTCTGGATGGGAGGGGTGCCACTCAGTTCTTTGGGGGGGTGCTTTGATGGGGATTTTGGACTTTGGTTTTGCCCCATCCTCCTCACTCTCCCCATCCAGACCAGATGGGAAATCATCAGAAAATGCACTCTCATCCTCTGCAGATGGAGGGGCTGACACTGAAGTGGGGAGAGTCCTGATAGGAATCTGGGGTTTGATTTCAGCAGAAGGCACGTTTTCCATGGGTGCAGTAGGGATCTCAATCACAGACTTCTGTTCCTCGGGAGAAGAATCTGGGGACTCATCATCCCGATCCGAATAAACAGACCTAGTGACAGTGGAGAAGTCCAGCTGACCAACAGGTTCGGGGAAAGTAGGGCAAGATGTCTGCTTCACAGTGCTTAGAGAATCACTCCACTGCATGGTGGCGGGCTCCTCGGCCACTGTGGATACAGCCTCTTTGGTGGGTGTTTCTGTGGAAGCTGAAATTACCACTTTGGAGTCAAGGTCAGCATCCGAGGCGGGTAAATCCTCTATTTCCTCACTTACATCATCAGGAACTAATTCTCCTTCGTCATCCATTGCTTCTTTGGGTCCTGAGAGTTCCAGTGACTCACTAGTAGTCTCCGTCTGTGGAGGCTCAGCCCCAGTGGCCCCTTCCTTCAAGTCTTCAGAGATAGTCTCTTCATTGGAGTCTTGGCCGATTTGGAAGAAGTGCAAACTTTCATCCGCATAGGACCTTTTGGTCATATCAATAGCACCACTTCGGGTCATCTCAAACAGCTTTCCTTCCTGAAAGAGGAATGGATTTTGTTCACTTGTCGGGGTCCCCTCTTCAGTTGGAGTTCTAGCAGGGGTGGTATCAGGGGTGGTGCCCTGTGACTGTCTGTCTACCATCAAACCAAAtatcttctgctcttcctctttCACTCGAGCTTCAAAGGCTGCGTCATCTTCACGTATCTCGCTCCAAGAGTCAGCATCCACATCCGTTTTGGTGATGATGACTTTGCTTACTTGTTCACCAGTCACTACTGGTGCGTTTGGTGTCGTGGGTGCTACAGACAAGGGGGGCTCATCAGACTGCATTGGCCACAGAGCACTTTTTTGCTCACATTCAGTGTCTAGGTCATGGCCCTCACAATTAGATGCTTCACCTGAGTCCGTTCTACTAGAGGAGCTGGTCATTATGACATCCTCAGGAGAGGATCTGATAATAACAGAATACACTTCAGGTGAATGAACAACTGTAGGATGACAGGTATCTGTTTGGAAATTGCTGGGTTCACCAGAGAAAAAGGATGAGGAAGCAACATTTTCATAAGGGCTGGTGATTTGAGGATGAGAATTTTCATCAGTCTCGGCTATATCAGACACTGGACCGTCCATGGCAAACCTTTCTGTGTGAGTTGTAGTAGATGCCTCTTGAGTAGGACAGTCCTCTGACATGCTCTCCAAAACTGGGTCAGTTACTGTGACCTCTACTTTTACAGGGGAAGATGGAGAAGATATTTCTTTAGCTGATTCATTTTCTTCAGGTACCGCACAATGAGACGAAGAAGACAAGGACGAGTGTTCACTGGGAAGACTTGCTTGTGTAGACTCCACTCTGGAAGGATCAAACTCTCTTTCTTCAAGGTCACTTCCATGAGTATCCTGGAGAGCTAGTGAATCGTTATCAATGGCCAGGGGCTTATCAACATCATGACACTCTGGACTCTGAACTCCTAGGGAGACAGGAGTGGCTGAGTTGCTAGGACTCACAGCCTTACAACCATGGCCATCACAGGCTTCTAACTGAGGAGTCTCTCTGTTCAGGTCAGCATGAGACCCATCGGCACCATCAGCAGAATGAGTCTGACTGTCTTCAGCTAAGTGTGATTTGCAATCTTTGTCTTCTTCTGGGTTACCCGGGTCTTCTTTAACCTCCTCGTTCATCTTGAAAGTATATTGCTTGGGAACTATGGGCTGGAACTGTGCTTCTTCCGGGCTGGAATTAGAGTCTATGctggatgggaggggagatggaggtTGCACTCGAATAACTGGCTCTGTCAGAAGACCTGAGTCCGCACCTTTACTCAGCTGTGTCAGCTCAGGTTCACTCTCTGAGGAGGAAGAAGCCTTTCTGCTCTCTGAAGTCACCAAGACAGGGACGTCACTCTCACCCTCTGTGCTCCCCATCTGTTTCTGTTCGTCCACTTCTGCTGAACAGTCAGCATCGGGGTCCGAGGATGAGGAGGATTCATCTTGCCTGGGCTCTCTTTTGTAGTCCCTTTTTTGCTTTGCTTCTTGCTCAAGTTCATCAAACGTTTTAATTTTCGTTACCATTTTGAAcatttcctcttctggtgtgaaccTTTTTTTCTCCCCGTTTTCAGAGTCATCCTCCTCTGCACATTCATGAATCACAGCAGGTTTGGGTGTACTTGAATCTGAAGGTTTGGGTGTGACCTCATAACTAACTTCTTCAGAGCTGGGGGTGTCAGGGGAGAGGGGGCTTTTCCCTGAGCTCTCCATGAGTGATGTCTGCTCTAGACTGTCATCCTCAGCACTGCCATCGGGATCTCGAAGCAGCCGAGAACGCATGGAAGCCACTTCAGCAACAAGATCTGTTTTGGCAATAGCTGCAGGGAGAGGAAAGTGACTTGGGAGAATTCCTGCCTTCATTTTAGGCTCAACTGGGCTGCTTTCCAGGGAGTCCCTGCAAGGGGACTCTTTCAGGGGACTTGGTTCCAGAGAATCGGGAGTTTTGTGTGAGGAGTTATCTTCTAGCACAGGGCTGGCTTCCAGAGAGTCTTTGTGGCTGACTGCTAATGATTCATCAGCCATTGGGCTGAGGACCTCACTATCCCGGTTATGGAGAGGGAGTTCTAGCCCTTGGGGACTTCTAATGACTCCCTGGGGTTTTGGTTCTGTTCCCTCAACTGTCTTGACAGTAGCATCAGATGGTGGGAAGGCCTTTGTCACCTCTGAGGTAGCTAAGGATTCCTGAGTTTCACTTACTGCTTGTGTCTTACAAGCTGAACTAACAAGTGGGAGCTGACTGTCCCTGCAGGACCCTTCCTCAGTAAGTGCCTGGCATGTCTCATTTGCTAATGATACACTGTGGCTGCCAGGGCAGTCCTCTTGTTTGGAGCACACATCTTTGGGAGGGACTTGGGTAACCTCCTTCAGAACATGCTCTGAATCCCCAGGGACCCCAGCACCTTGTTTTTCAGAACTATCAGCAATGTCATTGGTTATAGGAAGCTCTTTTTCTGAATGAATGTCTGTGGGCGTTTCTACCTTGATAGTTTCCTTGGCCTCTCCAATTTGTTCCTTACTTTTCTTTGGTGAGAAAGAAAGACTCTCTGGACTTGTCTCAGGAGTTTCCGCTAGGCCCTCATGTTTGTAGCTCTCTTCTGAACTGATCTGAGGTGTGCCTTCCATCAAGCTGCCACAAGGTGAGCCCGCTATCACTTCCTGCTTCAGGCTTTCCGAACTGCCACCCAAAGCCCCACTCTGTAAAGACAGAGCTGGGAGGAACTCATCTTTCATGTAATCTAGTGGAAATGTCGTGTTGAAGGGACTCGTGATTACTTGGTCTAAATGAATCTGAGCCTTTTCTGTGTTCTCAGTGAGGCGGAATTGTTGGTATTTGTCATTGTCTTCTAACTCTTGCTTGATGACGTCAGAAAAGTCAGTGGAGGTTTTCCTGTCTGGGCTGATCTGGAGGTCCATGTCTTCCTGCTCATCCACAGTCTTCTCTTGAAGGGTCTCAGCCCCACGATGGCTTTCttctgctgctgccgccgccactGCCGCCGCCACCGGTGGAACTGCCTCGGGTGTTTTAATAACGGGGGTTCtctcaaacctttctctaaccgGATCTTCTGTCCTGAGCCCAACGGTGATGGTGGTAGAACGGAACCGTCTGGATTCCATGGCTCCCGTCACCTGGAATCTCTGGCCACGTTTGGCTGTCTGATTTTCTATTCTCTGGGTTTCTCTCTGGGTTACAGAgtggcctttttctttttctacccgACTTTTACTTTTGTCTTgtgactgtttttgttttgctgattTGTGCTCAAAGAGTCCTGTTTTGTGTTTAGATGGGTCCTGACCTGACTGGAAAGCTTTCATGAGCTCCCGGACAGACATTGTCTCCTCAATTCGTTCAGTTTTGGAGGTGGGCGATATGGGTGgctgtttttctgtctttcctggaGACACAGGTAGGTGCTTTTCATGTTTCCCAGTGGCAGACCCAGGTGCCTGCTTCTCCGGGGTTCTTATAGAAGGTGCACCGGGAGAGCGCTTTTCTGTTTTGCCAGGTGACACTGGAGGAtgtttctctgttcttccagatgaTGGCACAGGTGGACGTTTATCTGTTTTGCCTGAAGGTGACACAGGTGTGTGTCGTTCTGTTTTTATAGATGACACAGGGGAATGTCTTTCATTTTTGGTTGAGGGGGAACCAGGTGAATGTTTCTCGGGTTTACCAGAAAATACTGGTGAATGTCGTTCGGCTTTTGCTGAGGGCGACACAGGGGAGTGTTTCTCATTTTTGCTTGATGGTGACACTGGTGAGTGCCTTTCAGTTTTTGCAGAGGAAGTAAGGGAAGAGTGCCTTTCCATTTTAGAGGAAGGAGAGGACTTTGAAGAGGGCGACACAACTGGGTGTGTCCTGGGAGTGGTCTTTTTGGGCACATCCTCTTTGCCTTTGACTCTGACTGGCAACTTGCTTCGACCTTTCTGCTCATCCTCCACTCGCTTCTGAAGAGCCTTCACTTTGTCCTTTATGGAACCAATAGGAGTTTCTTCTATCAGAGGAGAGGTGGCCTTGGCAGTGGGAAGGGGTTCAGGGGCCAGGCCCCGGTCTTCATCTACTGACTCCTCTGAGCTACCTTTCTTAAGTTCAGTCTTTTCTTCGCTGCCTTGTGggctttcctctttctgtttctgtttctcttttagtTTCCGCCGCACTGGCTTCTTTATCACTAGGCTCGGTTTAACCTGCTTCTGAGCGCTCTGTTTCTCCTCTGCTGGGGAGGTCTTGCCTTTATTACTCTCAGAACTCTTGACAATGGCTGAAGCCTGGCTTGTCTCCCCTGACTTTTCTGGAGCTGTTTGTGGCTTCTTTTCATGAGTACCCGTGTATGAATTTAGGTCATCTGTGAGGTAGTTCACTAACCCAGTGGAGTCCTTCTCTACTTTGGTCTTGGTCTCTCTGTctactctgacctctacacatgggTGTTCAGCGATTTCTACCGGGGCATGCTGCTTGGCCTCTTCGATTTCCTCATCGCTGACAATAACCCATTCCTCCTCTAGCTCCCGCTCAGACTGAGAACTCCGCACACTGCCTTCGTCTCTCATGTACGTTCCACTTCTCAGGATCGCATTCACCTTCTCTAAGTCCTCTTTGACTCTCTCTACAATTTCAAAGGGCTCGCCTGGCTCTTCTTCACCAGCCTTTGCCAGCTCCTTCACTTTGATGGAACCTGCCTTATCAGACACATCTGTGGTCAAGATGGCCGTCATTTTGATCAAATCTTGTTTCATCTCAGAAACTTCAGAGAGCAAGTCCGGACTTGCTAAGACAGGAACTTCATTAACCAGATGGCTTTTCAGGACAGATGTTTCTGTCGACTCTGTCTCATCATCTTTGATGTGAATGAAAAACATTGAAagtaaaatggaaatcaaaaaagaTAGTGGCAAATGTAATCAGGACCAAAACAACACAGCGTCTTTtcctggtggtgggaggggcaacAGAATGGGCTGGGAATGGTGGATCCACAAGGTCTCAAGGAACAAGAGCAAAGCAAGGCTAACGGAAAAAATAACTGAAAAGGAAAATGAGCAGGAAATAACTTGCTTAATTTTCTCACTGtagcacattcatacatacaacaAAGCTATCACAAATACTCACgacatacataaaaaaatcacaaatcaaaAAGAAAGAGCGCAGTGAAATTACACAGAGGCATCTCAAGATTG carries:
- the Ank2 gene encoding ankyrin-2 isoform X46 codes for the protein MAAQENHIDVVKYLLENGANQSTATEDGFTPLAVALQQGHNQAVAILLENDTKGKVRLPALHIAARKDDTKSAALLLQNDHNADVQSKSGFTPLHIAAHYGNVNVATLLLNRGAAVDFTARNGITPLHVASKRGNTNMVKLLLDRGGQIDAKTRDGLTPLHCAARSGHDQVVELLLERGAPLLARTKNGLSPLHMAAQGDHVECVKHLLQHKAPVDDVTLDYLTALHVAAHCGHYRVTKLLLDKRANPNARALNGFTPLHIACKKNRIKVMELLVKYGASIQAITESGLTPIHVAAFMGHLNIVLLLLQNGASPDVTNIRGETALHMAARAGQVEVVRCLLRNGALVDARAREEQTPLHIASRLGKTEIVQLLLQHMAHPDAATTNGYTPLHISAREGQVDVASVLLEAGAAHSLATKKGFTPLHVAAKYGSLDVAKLLLQRRAAADSAGKNGLTPLHVAAHYDNQKVALLLLEKGASPHATAKNGYTPLHIAAKKNQMQIASTLLNYGAETNTVTKQGVTPLHLASQEGHTDMVTLLLEKGANIHMSTKSGLTSLHLAAQEDKVNVADILTKHGADQDAYTKLGYTPLIVACHYGNVKMVNFLLKQGANVNAKTKNGYTPLHQAAQQGHTHIINVLLQHGAKPNATTANGNTALAIAKRLGYISVVDTLKVVTEEVTTTTTTITEKHKLNVPETMTEVLDVSDEEGDDTVTGDGGEYLRPEDLKELGDDSLPSSQFLDGMNYLRYSLEGGRSDSLRSFSSDRSHTLSHASYLRDSAMIDDTVVIPSHQVSALAKEAERNSYRLSWGTENLDNVALSSSPIHSGFLVSFMVDARGGAMRGCRHNGLRIIIPPRKCTAPTRVTCRLVKRHRLATMPPMVEGEGLASRLIEVGPSGAQFLGPVIVEIPHFAALRGKERELVVLRSENGDSWKEHFCEYTEDELNEILNGMDEVLDSPEDLEKKRICRIITRDFPQYFAVVSRIKQDSNLIGPEGGVLSSTVVSQVQAVFPEGALTKRIRVGLQAQPMHSELVKKILGNKATFSPIVTLEPRRRKFHKPITMTIPVPKASSDVMLNGFGGDAPTLRLLCSITGGTTPAQWEDITGTTPLTFVNECVSFTTNVSARFWLIDCRQIQESVAFASQVYREIICVPYMAKFVVFAKSHDPIEARLRCFCMTDDKVDKTLEQQENFSEVARSRDVEVLEGKPIYVDCFGNLVPLTKSGQHHIFSFFAFKENRLPLFVKVRDTTQEPCGRLSFMKEPKSTRGLVHQAICNLNITLPIYAKESESDQEQEEEICMTSEKNDETESTETSVLKSHLVNEVPVLASPDLLSEVSEMKQDLIKMTAILTTDVSDKAGSIKVKELAKAGEEEPGEPFEIVERVKEDLEKVNAILRSGTYMRDEGSVRSSQSERELEEEWVIVSDEEIEEAKQHAPVEIAEHPCVEVRVDRETKTKVEKDSTGLVNYLTDDLNSYTGTHEKKPQTAPEKSGETSQASAIVKSSESNKGKTSPAEEKQSAQKQVKPSLVIKKPVRRKLKEKQKQKEESPQGSEEKTELKKGSSEESVDEDRGLAPEPLPTAKATSPLIEETPIGSIKDKVKALQKRVEDEQKGRSKLPVRVKGKEDVPKKTTPRTHPVVSPSSKSSPSSKMERHSSLTSSAKTERHSPVSPSSKNEKHSPVSPSAKAERHSPVFSGKPEKHSPGSPSTKNERHSPVSSIKTERHTPVSPSGKTDKRPPVPSSGRTEKHPPVSPGKTEKRSPGAPSIRTPEKQAPGSATGKHEKHLPVSPGKTEKQPPISPTSKTERIEETMSVRELMKAFQSGQDPSKHKTGLFEHKSAKQKQSQDKSKSRVEKEKGHSVTQRETQRIENQTAKRGQRFQVTGAMESRRFRSTTITVGLRTEDPVRERFERTPVIKTPEAVPPVAAAVAAAAAEESHRGAETLQEKTVDEQEDMDLQISPDRKTSTDFSDVIKQELEDNDKYQQFRLTENTEKAQIHLDQVITSPFNTTFPLDYMKDEFLPALSLQSGALGGSSESLKQEVIAGSPCGSLMEGTPQISSEESYKHEGLAETPETSPESLSFSPKKSKEQIGEAKETIKVETPTDIHSEKELPITNDIADSSEKQGAGVPGDSEHVLKEVTQVPPKDVCSKQEDCPGSHSVSLANETCQALTEEGSCRDSQLPLVSSACKTQAVSETQESLATSEVTKAFPPSDATVKTVEGTEPKPQGVIRSPQGLELPLHNRDSEVLSPMADESLAVSHKDSLEASPVLEDNSSHKTPDSLEPSPLKESPCRDSLESSPVEPKMKAGILPSHFPLPAAIAKTDLVAEVASMRSRLLRDPDGSAEDDSLEQTSLMESSGKSPLSPDTPSSEEVSYEVTPKPSDSSTPKPAVIHECAEEDDSENGEKKRFTPEEEMFKMVTKIKTFDELEQEAKQKRDYKREPRQDESSSSSDPDADCSAEVDEQKQMGSTEGESDVPVLVTSESRKASSSSESEPELTQLSKGADSGLLTEPVIRVQPPSPLPSSIDSNSSPEEAQFQPIVPKQYTFKMNEEVKEDPGNPEEDKDCKSHLAEDSQTHSADGADGSHADLNRETPQLEACDGHGCKAVSPSNSATPVSLGVQSPECHDVDKPLAIDNDSLALQDTHGSDLEEREFDPSRVESTQASLPSEHSSLSSSSHCAVPEENESAKEISSPSSPVKVEVTVTDPVLESMSEDCPTQEASTTTHTERFAMDGPVSDIAETDENSHPQITSPYENVASSSFFSGEPSNFQTDTCHPTVVHSPEVYSVIIRSSPEDVIMTSSSSRTDSGEASNCEGHDLDTECEQKSALWPMQSDEPPLSVAPTTPNAPVVTGEQVSKVIITKTDVDADSWSEIREDDAAFEARVKEEEQKIFGLMVDRQSQGTTPDTTPARTPTEEGTPTSEQNPFLFQEGKLFEMTRSGAIDMTKRSYADESLHFFQIGQDSNEETISEDLKEGATGAEPPQTETTSESLELSGPKEAMDDEGELVPDDVSEEIEDLPASDADLDSKVVISASTETPTKEAVSTVAEEPATMQWSDSLSTVKQTSCPTFPEPVGQLDFSTVTRSVYSDRDDESPDSSPEEQKSVIEIPTAPMENVPSAEIKPQIPIRTLPTSVSAPPSAEDESAFSDDFPSGLDGESEEDGAKPKSKIPIKAPPQRTEWHPSHPDISLQKSGVPQGQDVLSRGPDGRSKSESDASSLDAKTKCPVKARSYIETETESRERAEGFESESEEGATKPKLFASRLPVKSRSTSSSSRTGTSPTRESREHFFDLYRNSIEFFEEISDEASKLVDRLTQSEREQEPPSDDESSSALEVSVIENLPPVDTEHSAPEDIFDTRPIWDESIETMIERIPDENGHDRAEDPQDEQERMEERLAYIADHLGFSWTELARELDFTEEQIHQIRIENPNSLQDQSHALLKYWLERDGKHATDTVLIECLTKINRMDIVHLLETNTEPLQERMGRTYAEMEQTITLDHSEGFSVLPEELCAVKEKKEQEASKESESSDHPPMVSEEDISVGYSTFQDCIPKTEGDSPAAALSPQMHQESVQQDFSGKMQDQQEYYVTTPGAEVEDTQKATVIPDSLCKTPEDISTPPEEAKPCLQTPVAIEHASPIVQEPEEASEPKEESSPRKTSLVIVESTDDQPQVFEKLDGDAAFQKGDDMPDIPPETVTEEEYVDENGHTVVKKVTRKIIRRYVSSDGTEKEEITMQGMPQEPVNIEDGDSYSKVIKRVVLKSDTQLSEVTLSEPSIVSGTSQFQAEPVEGRRVSKVVKTTMVHGERMEKSLGDSSLATDLPSAKEDFEEALGYTGSHMKVHLPSLVENEILKEDGSIIKRTTMSKARTQRRAVVKDQQGKCINLEHLEDVPGALDQDDLQRDLQQLLRHFCKENTKQEAK